A single region of the Chiroxiphia lanceolata isolate bChiLan1 chromosome 20, bChiLan1.pri, whole genome shotgun sequence genome encodes:
- the AKAP1 gene encoding LOW QUALITY PROTEIN: A-kinase anchor protein 1, mitochondrial (The sequence of the model RefSeq protein was modified relative to this genomic sequence to represent the inferred CDS: inserted 8 bases in 6 codons; deleted 2 bases in 2 codons; substituted 2 bases at 2 genomic stop codons) translates to MALRFRNFVPYAIPGVLALLGCWWIYSWRKKYASYRDKQAIAIGREKKEEVSESGSAPKPEACAPRRRPHSSPEECPENRPPTPLLTPLLPAGPTTPSPLCQTQERPDLSQDLPDLSGTTVQPSTHEDDSEKLERIGSQEGSGAPARAPLPRVPESAELSQAQGSSSSVDRDQQPSAPLAQESLGAKVEISNAEQSDESAFKPPEEKQMPEIVQSDTGSVTTHCLGLEKEANAPQAFVSKEAEVVSSHDDSVVRMLPGHLEPACLKQSRDEEIPESVVSVPVGREDTQPKGDELEREKIGGVSLDKEVEKIEQXQYSSFPRSIFAATEEVLSGSAGEMSPRTCQATXGRAEAALGARSGAAWGREWCCSGAGSGAALGAGSGAGQGATGSTGPAHAVPPSPGQGDTGDCGVKSCEGRESQGGDRTRVEKPQRATEKVTFGLEDSGYSTRTPNRDRGRGPAAEHVLSVTSDQLSDSLSTSAAQDTXAEQSLVPREXPPAXGCLETAQVPYRNGILKEDGPDSSLECSSAAGMDGDHSEGKGFGCNSVDFVDSGCAMRKTVARQNAKLEGGSSKPDFVIWEIEVPKELVGRLIGKQGRFMSYLRQMSGAKIYVSTLPYFRDSQVCHIEGTSHQVEKXLSRIGKKXKELCLTNIYTLPPPMPVPAPFLLVSAWLFLPDGVTVEVVVAHQVDAGHMFLQQHTHPTFHVLRSLDQQMFACYSQPEIPTLPTPVEVGIICAAPGLDGAWLRAQVINYFEETDEVELKYVDYGGYDKVKVDTLRQIRSDFXNTTFQGAEVLLDNVVPLSDEDHFSSEADAAVSEMTRGAVLVAQVTNYDSVTGLPLIQLWNLMGDEVVSINRTLVERGFARWLDY, encoded by the exons ATGGCTTTGCGCTTCCGCAATTTCGTCCCGTACGCCATTCCCGGGGTGCTGGCCCTTCTCGGCTGCTGGTGGATATATTCCTGGAGGAAAAAGTACGCGAGCTATCGCGACAAACAAGCAATAGCCattggaagggaaaagaaggaagaagtgtCAGAGAGTGGTTCAGCCCCCAAACCAGAAGCGTGTGCTCCTCGCAGGCGACCTCACTCGTCGCCGGAGGAATGCCCGGAGAACAGACCCCCGACCCCCCTGCTGACCCCCCTGCTGCCCGCGGGCCCGACGACGCCCTCTCCTCTGTGCCAAACTCAAGAGAGGCCGGATCTCTCACAGGACCTTCCAGACCTGTCGGGAACGACAGTTCAGCCCAGCACCCACGAGGACGACAGTGAAAAACTAGAAAGGATAGGATCCCAAGAGGGAAGTGGTGCCCCTGCTCGTGCTCCCCTCCCTCGGGTCCCGGAGAGCGCGGAGCTGAGCCAGGCACAGGGGTCAAGCTCCAGTGTAGACCGGGATCAGCAGCCATCAGCACCCCTGGCACAAGAGTCTTTGGGAGCCAAGGTGGAGATCAGCAATGCAGAGCAGTCAGATGAGTCTGCGTTTAAGCCCcctgaggaaaagcagatgcCAGAAATTGTGCAGTCGGATACTGGCTCTGTGACAACCCATTGCTTGGGATTGGAGAAAGAAGCCAATGCCCCACAAGCCTTTGTCAGTAAGGAAGCTGAAGTTGTCTCAAGTCACGACGATTCTGTAGTGAGGATGTTACCAGGGCATTTGGAACCTGCCTGTTTGAAGCAGTCCAGGGACGAGGAGATACCCGAGTCCGTTGTCAGTGTGCCAGTGGGTCGGGAGGACACACAGCCAAAAGGAGACGAGTTGGAAAGAGAGAAGATTGGAGGAGTGAGTTTGGACAAGGAAGTTGAGAAAATTGAGCAGTAGCAATACAGTTCATTTCCAAGGTCAATTTTTGCAGCAACTGAGGAAGTGCTGTCGGGTTCTGCAGGCGAGATGTCCCCTCGGACGTGCCAGGCCAC TGGTCGGgctgaggcagctctgggggcaaGGAGTGGTGCTGCTTGGGGCAGGGAGTGGTGCTGCTCGGGGGCAGGGagtggtgctgctctgggggcAGGGagtg GAGCAGGCCAGGGTGCCACAGGCTCCACTGGTCCTGCACATGCTGTGCCGCCCAGCCCTGGCCAGGGAGATACAGGAGACTGTGGGGTGAAGAGCTGTGAGGGCAGGGAGTCCCAGGGAGGTGATCGGACTCGTGTGGAAAAACCACAGAGGGCCACTGAAAAAGTCACCTTTGGCCTGGAGGACTCTGGGTACAGCACACGCACTCCGAACAGGGATCGAGGTAGAGGACCCGCTGCAGAACACGTGCTGTCTGTCACGTCAGACCAGCTGTCAGACTCACTGAGCACTTCTGCAGCCCAAGACa ctgctgagcagagcttggTGCCAAGGG AGCCTCCTGCCTAGGGCTGCCTGGAGACAGCTCAGGTGCCATACCGCAATGGGATCCTGAAGGAGGATGGGCCAGACTCGAGCCTA GAGTGTAGCAGTGcggcagggatggatggagatCACTCAGAAGGTAAGGG GTTCGGATGCAACAGCGTGGATTTCGTGGACAGTGGCTGTGCCATGAGGAAGACAGTGGCTCGCCAGAACGCCAAGCTGGAAGGAGGATCCAGCAAGCCCGACTTCGTTATCTGGGAGATCGAGGTCCCAAAG GAATTAGTTGGCCGTTTGATTGGCAAACAAGGGAGATTTATGAGCTACTTGAGGCAAATGTCCGGTGCCAAAATTTACGTCTCGACACTACCTTACTTCCGTGACTCCCAAGTCTGTCACATCGAAG GGACCTCGCATCAAGTAGAAA CCCTGAGCCGGATTGGCAAGA TTAAAGAGCTGTGTCTCACCAACATCTACACCCTCCCTCCGCCCATGCCGGTG CCGGCTCCATTCCTCCTCGTCTCTGCCTGG CTGTTCCTCCCCGATGGGGTCACTgtggaggtggtggtggcacACCAGGTCGATGCAGGGCAcatgttcctgcagcagcacacgCACCCCACCTTCCACGTCCTGCGGAGCCTCGACCAGCAGATGTTTGCCTGCTATTCCCAACCCGAAATTCCAACCCTGCCCACTCCGGTAGAAG TTGGTATtatctgtgcagctccaggCCTGGATGGGGCATGGCTCCGGGCTCAAGTCATCAACTACTTTGAAGAGACTGATGAAGTGGAGCTCAAATACGTGGACTATGGAGGATACGACAAAGTGAAGGTCGACACACTCAGGCAGATCAG GTCTGACTT TAACACTACCTTCCAAGGAGCAGAAGTTTTACTAGACAATGTGGTGCCACTTTCAG aCGAGGATCACTTCTCCTCGGAAGCCGACGCCGCTGTCAGTGAGATGACCAGAGGCGCCGTCCTCGTGGCACAG gtCACAAATTATGACAGTGTCACGGGGCTGCCGCTGATCCAGCTGTGGAACCTGATGGGGGATGAG GTAGTATCAATAAACAGGACTCTGGTGGAAAGAGGGTTTGCTCGGTGGCTTGACTACTAA